One window from the genome of Magnetococcales bacterium encodes:
- the ald gene encoding alanine dehydrogenase, producing MRIGVIKERRPDEYRVAITPSGVETLVEHEHQLLVESGAGLGSGFNDALYAAAGAVILPEVTEIWERAEMMVKVQEPQPHEYALMRPGQIICAFFHLAASPPLMQAVLESGCVAIAYETVETPDGHLPLLAPMSIVAGRMAIHQGIRFLERSQGGRGLLLGGVPGVEPATILILGGGRVGSNAARMAATLGARVLLLDVNPERIHQLSSNMPPNVVPLMFDRQKLRETLLAADVVISAILTPGAKTPQLITREMLRRMHPGSVMVAVDINQGGTLETSHPTTHSRPTFELDGIVHYCVGNMPGAVPMTATPALTGHTLPYILELANQGVHQAAAHDPALYKGINAAYGHLTSPPVAETFDHPWISVEKALTDQT from the coding sequence ATGCGCATCGGGGTCATCAAAGAACGCCGCCCGGATGAATACCGGGTCGCCATCACACCATCCGGGGTCGAAACCCTGGTGGAACATGAACACCAACTACTGGTGGAGTCCGGCGCGGGACTCGGCAGCGGCTTCAACGATGCCCTCTACGCCGCCGCCGGAGCCGTCATATTGCCGGAAGTGACGGAAATCTGGGAACGGGCCGAAATGATGGTCAAAGTCCAGGAGCCCCAGCCCCATGAATATGCCCTCATGCGTCCCGGGCAGATCATCTGCGCTTTTTTTCACCTGGCCGCATCCCCGCCACTGATGCAGGCGGTCCTGGAGTCTGGTTGCGTGGCCATCGCCTACGAAACCGTCGAAACCCCGGATGGCCATCTTCCCCTCCTGGCCCCCATGAGCATCGTGGCTGGACGGATGGCCATACATCAAGGCATCCGCTTCCTGGAACGCTCCCAGGGAGGGCGAGGCCTCCTGCTGGGCGGCGTGCCGGGCGTGGAACCCGCCACGATCCTCATCCTGGGCGGAGGAAGAGTCGGCAGCAACGCCGCCCGCATGGCAGCCACCCTCGGCGCCCGTGTCCTGCTGCTGGATGTCAACCCGGAACGCATCCACCAGCTGAGCAGCAACATGCCCCCCAATGTCGTCCCGCTCATGTTCGATCGGCAAAAACTGCGGGAAACCCTCCTGGCCGCTGACGTGGTCATCAGCGCCATCCTTACCCCGGGCGCCAAAACCCCCCAACTCATCACCCGGGAGATGCTGCGACGCATGCATCCGGGGTCGGTCATGGTGGCCGTGGACATCAACCAGGGAGGCACCCTGGAAACGTCACACCCGACCACCCACAGCCGTCCAACCTTCGAGTTGGATGGCATCGTCCACTACTGTGTCGGCAACATGCCCGGAGCAGTCCCCATGACCGCCACCCCCGCCCTGACCGGCCACACCCTCCCCTACATCCTGGAGCTGGCCAACCAGGGAGTACACCAGGCTGCCGCCCACGACCCGGCCCTGTACAAAGGAATCAACGCCGCCTACGGACACCTGACCTCGCCCCCCGTGGCCGAAACCTTCGATCACCCCTGGATCAGCGTGGAAAAAGCATTGACCGATCAAACCTGA